In Bradyrhizobium sp. CCBAU 051011, the following are encoded in one genomic region:
- a CDS encoding 1-phosphofructokinase family hexose kinase encodes MAENPSTQIVTLTINPAVDISTSVKEMMPFTKMRCAPAHRDPGGGGINVARVLKRLGAQATAIYPAGGATGQSLAALVEGEGVRSVVIPTLNDTREDVTVFDETTGEQFRLVFPGALLREFEWQQCVNAIARITPQAAFVIASGSLPAGVPADFYGRVAQVSKGLGKVIVDTSGTFLKAALEVGVYLIKPNLREFHELAGIASADEASLIEAGCYLFDRYCIEVIALSMGSDGALLMSRDAAWRANGLPIEPASVSGAGDSFLGAIVWSLVSDGRLDMALRYGVAGGSAALLNPGTELCRVDDVHRLASEVIVTPIAGYPR; translated from the coding sequence TTGGCTGAGAATCCATCGACCCAGATCGTCACTCTCACCATCAACCCGGCCGTTGACATTTCGACGTCGGTAAAAGAAATGATGCCCTTCACCAAAATGCGCTGTGCGCCGGCTCACCGCGATCCCGGGGGTGGCGGAATCAACGTAGCCAGGGTTCTGAAACGGTTGGGGGCTCAAGCAACCGCGATTTACCCGGCCGGCGGAGCTACCGGGCAGTCACTGGCGGCACTGGTCGAAGGTGAAGGCGTGCGCAGCGTCGTGATCCCGACGCTGAACGACACGCGGGAGGACGTCACGGTCTTCGACGAGACGACAGGAGAGCAATTTCGCCTGGTCTTTCCGGGGGCGCTCCTCCGCGAATTCGAATGGCAACAATGCGTTAACGCGATTGCGCGCATCACACCTCAGGCGGCATTTGTCATTGCAAGCGGCAGCCTGCCTGCCGGCGTGCCGGCGGATTTTTACGGCAGAGTTGCTCAAGTTTCGAAAGGCCTTGGCAAAGTAATCGTGGACACGTCCGGCACCTTTCTGAAAGCCGCCCTGGAAGTGGGTGTTTATCTCATCAAGCCCAACCTTCGCGAGTTTCACGAATTGGCAGGAATAGCCTCCGCCGATGAAGCCTCTCTCATCGAAGCAGGATGTTACCTGTTCGATCGCTATTGCATCGAAGTTATTGCTCTCTCCATGGGGTCCGATGGTGCCCTGCTCATGAGCCGCGATGCTGCTTGGCGTGCAAATGGCCTTCCTATCGAGCCCGCCAGTGTTTCCGGCGCCGGCGACAGTTTCCTGGGCGCGATAGTATGGAGCCTGGTGAGCGACGGCCGTCTCGATATGGCTCTGCGCTACGGCGTTGCCGGCGGTTCGGCCGCGCTACTCAATCCCGGTACGGAGCTTTGCCGTGTCGACGACGTTCATCGACTTGCTTCTGAGGTGATTGTGACGCCGATTGCTGGCTATCCTCGTTAG
- the glk gene encoding glucokinase yields the protein MMATSSPRTNEKLLLADIGGTNARFALMADGTVGAMAHMAVKDHGSFGEALGAYLGGVPEAGTISSAVLAASGTIQDNRCALTNNSWVIDVAELRTSHGFSTVRLINDFEAVAWALPCLPRDSLLPLGGRQPVAGAPLAALGPGTGLGMAVNIPHATGRVVLSSEGGHSTMAGSSSREDAVIENLRRRFGHVSAERVLSGAGLENLYDAIAALDDIIPSRRRACDITRTGVEGTCSTSRAVIDMFCAMLGSVAGNLALTFGAKGGVFIGGGILRHIPEYLARSRFRARFEEKGRFSRYLEAIPTYLILDENVAFVGLRALAEAEGIG from the coding sequence ATGATGGCAACCTCCTCGCCGCGAACCAACGAAAAGCTGCTGCTTGCAGACATCGGCGGCACCAACGCACGCTTTGCGCTGATGGCCGACGGAACGGTCGGCGCCATGGCCCATATGGCTGTCAAAGACCACGGCAGCTTCGGCGAGGCACTCGGCGCGTATCTCGGCGGCGTGCCGGAAGCTGGCACGATCTCTTCCGCAGTTCTGGCCGCTTCCGGCACGATCCAGGATAACCGCTGCGCGCTGACCAATAATTCCTGGGTAATCGATGTCGCAGAGTTGCGCACTTCTCACGGATTTTCTACGGTTCGTCTGATCAATGATTTCGAAGCGGTGGCGTGGGCTCTGCCCTGCCTTCCGCGCGACAGTCTGCTTCCGCTAGGCGGCCGACAACCGGTCGCGGGAGCACCGCTCGCTGCGCTTGGCCCCGGCACGGGCCTCGGGATGGCGGTCAACATCCCGCACGCCACCGGCCGGGTCGTGCTTTCGAGCGAGGGCGGCCATTCCACCATGGCCGGCAGTTCGTCGCGGGAGGATGCTGTTATCGAAAATCTACGGCGGCGATTTGGGCATGTCTCGGCGGAACGCGTTCTGTCGGGCGCCGGGCTGGAAAATCTCTACGACGCGATCGCTGCGCTGGACGACATTATTCCGTCAAGGCGTCGCGCATGCGATATTACCCGGACCGGAGTCGAGGGTACCTGTTCGACCAGTCGCGCCGTCATCGATATGTTTTGCGCGATGCTCGGATCCGTCGCCGGCAATCTCGCGCTCACGTTCGGTGCGAAAGGCGGCGTATTTATTGGCGGAGGCATTCTGCGCCACATCCCCGAATATCTTGCCCGCTCACGATTCCGCGCACGCTTTGAGGAAAAAGGGCGGTTCAGCAGGTATCTCGAAGCGATACCGACCTACCTGATTCTGGACGAGAACGTCGCATTCGTTGGCCTCCGCGCCCTGGCGGAGGCCGAAGGCATTGGCTGA
- a CDS encoding GH1 family beta-glucosidase, whose protein sequence is MPTSELPAIASLRPGFIWGVSTSSFQIEGATKEDGRGPSIWDVYCDNGEIKNHDTGDVACDHYHRYREDVALMKTLGVQAYRFSVAWPRVLPHGRGLANEAGLEFYDRLVDELLAAGIEPWLCLYHWDLPQAIENAGGWLNRESAAWFADYTTLIATRFGDRVKRFATFNEPSIFILFSRSLGKRDQSSEDNLHRMIHHVNLAHGAAVDILRERVASASIGCIHNLQPCWPSSAGEADAAAAARLGVYWNYAFPDPQCRGEYPPSMRAAIEPHVQPGDLARICRPLDWFGLNHYSPVYVKARADSMLGYDFGEKPADVPLTPIGWPIDPEAFGETLRIVHARYALPIYVLENGYGNSDQPDQAGAVIDTGRIEFLRAHIGVMNNAASEGVDVRGYFIWSLLDNFEWDSGYSIRFGLSYVDYASLRRTPKSSFGWYSGLIKAVHQR, encoded by the coding sequence ATGCCGACATCGGAGCTGCCTGCCATCGCCAGCCTGCGCCCGGGTTTCATCTGGGGGGTCTCCACCTCCAGTTTCCAGATCGAAGGCGCAACCAAGGAAGATGGTCGTGGACCAAGTATCTGGGACGTCTATTGTGACAACGGCGAGATCAAGAACCACGACACCGGCGACGTCGCGTGCGACCACTACCATCGCTACCGTGAGGATGTCGCCTTGATGAAGACGTTGGGCGTCCAGGCGTACCGGTTCTCGGTTGCGTGGCCGCGCGTACTGCCGCACGGGCGAGGATTAGCCAATGAAGCGGGGCTTGAATTCTATGACCGGTTGGTCGACGAGCTGTTGGCCGCCGGCATCGAGCCGTGGCTATGCCTATATCATTGGGATCTGCCGCAGGCCATTGAGAATGCCGGCGGATGGTTGAACCGGGAGTCGGCGGCATGGTTTGCCGACTATACCACGCTGATCGCCACGCGTTTTGGAGATCGGGTCAAGCGCTTCGCTACATTCAACGAGCCGTCGATCTTCATTCTGTTCAGCCGTTCGCTCGGCAAGCGCGATCAAAGCAGCGAGGACAATCTCCACCGCATGATCCACCACGTCAATCTGGCGCACGGTGCAGCGGTGGATATACTCCGTGAGAGAGTGGCCAGCGCCTCAATCGGGTGCATTCACAATCTTCAGCCCTGCTGGCCGTCCAGCGCAGGCGAAGCCGACGCCGCGGCGGCCGCGCGCCTGGGTGTCTACTGGAATTACGCCTTCCCGGATCCGCAATGCCGCGGCGAGTATCCCCCCTCGATGCGGGCGGCGATCGAACCGCATGTGCAGCCCGGCGATCTGGCGCGGATTTGCCGCCCACTCGACTGGTTTGGACTGAACCACTACAGTCCGGTTTATGTGAAAGCGCGGGCTGATTCGATGCTGGGTTATGACTTCGGTGAGAAACCCGCCGATGTTCCGCTGACACCGATTGGATGGCCGATCGATCCCGAAGCCTTCGGCGAAACGCTGCGGATCGTGCACGCACGTTATGCTTTACCGATTTACGTTCTGGAAAACGGATATGGCAATTCCGACCAGCCCGACCAGGCGGGAGCCGTGATCGATACGGGTCGGATTGAGTTTCTGCGTGCCCATATCGGGGTCATGAATAACGCCGCTTCCGAAGGTGTCGATGTCCGCGGCTATTTCATTTGGTCGCTGCTGGACAATTTCGAATGGGACTCTGGGTACAGTATCCGGTTCGGTCTAAGCTATGTCGATTACGCGTCACTTCGGCGAACTCCGAAATCCTCCTTTGGTTGGTATTCAGGACTGATCAAAGCGGTGCATCAACGATGA
- a CDS encoding agarase, translated as MQRTKWGGIADDCFRSSGFFRVAERNGVFWLVDPDGGRFISKGVNTVRFDQDHVGNTNRVPYADACRAKYGTPHVWRAAAADRLAHWRFNTLGCWSDELVASAGSSLLATAPIAAVGASFRLHRRDEIFPDVFDPAFSWHIRLSAENHCTKRRNEPELIGWFIDNELYWSPDWRGADELLTLFLNLPAHRPGRVAAIIRLEERYREFSQFNAVWRTPARSWEEFGTVGRAEAPFFRMPPGGLIDALETQANLANPARAAFFADCDAFAAVVAEAYFELCVAAIKAADPNHLVIGSRFGYQPHPNVIAAAGRYLDVISFNHYDFDPGSVIDAYSAGDKPCLISEFSFRGDDSGLPNSRGAGPRVESQLERAQCFERYVTAALKKPAVVGYHWFEHADQPAEGRFDGENSNFGVVTIDDEVYAELTETMTRVNAAAEQIHTNAAPTD; from the coding sequence TTGCAAAGAACCAAATGGGGCGGAATCGCCGACGACTGCTTCCGCTCGAGCGGGTTCTTTCGTGTGGCCGAGCGTAACGGCGTATTCTGGCTTGTCGACCCCGATGGCGGTCGCTTCATTTCCAAGGGCGTCAACACGGTTCGCTTCGATCAGGACCACGTCGGAAATACCAATCGCGTACCCTACGCCGACGCGTGCCGGGCGAAATATGGTACGCCGCACGTCTGGCGCGCAGCGGCAGCGGACCGACTGGCCCACTGGCGATTTAACACGCTCGGCTGCTGGTCTGATGAACTTGTCGCCAGTGCAGGATCGTCGCTGCTTGCGACCGCTCCTATAGCTGCAGTTGGTGCCTCTTTCCGGTTACACCGGCGTGACGAGATCTTTCCGGATGTATTTGATCCCGCGTTTTCGTGGCACATCCGCTTAAGCGCAGAAAATCATTGCACTAAGCGGCGCAACGAGCCTGAATTGATCGGCTGGTTTATCGACAACGAGCTGTACTGGTCGCCGGATTGGCGCGGGGCTGACGAGCTTCTGACTCTGTTTCTGAACTTGCCGGCCCACCGCCCTGGGCGCGTCGCGGCCATCATAAGATTAGAGGAACGCTATCGGGAGTTTTCCCAATTCAACGCAGTATGGCGCACGCCGGCGCGATCATGGGAGGAGTTCGGCACGGTCGGACGTGCGGAGGCGCCGTTCTTCAGAATGCCGCCCGGCGGTCTGATCGACGCGCTAGAGACCCAAGCTAACCTCGCCAATCCCGCGCGCGCGGCATTTTTCGCGGACTGTGATGCCTTTGCTGCGGTTGTCGCCGAGGCATATTTCGAGTTATGCGTCGCGGCCATCAAGGCTGCCGACCCCAATCATCTTGTGATAGGTTCACGGTTCGGCTACCAGCCGCATCCTAACGTAATTGCCGCAGCCGGCCGCTACCTCGATGTGATCTCATTCAATCACTATGACTTCGACCCAGGGTCAGTTATCGATGCGTATTCAGCAGGTGATAAGCCGTGCCTGATTTCCGAATTTTCCTTTCGCGGTGACGATTCCGGCCTGCCCAATAGCCGTGGTGCCGGACCGCGGGTGGAAAGCCAGCTGGAGCGCGCCCAGTGTTTCGAACGTTACGTCACGGCAGCGCTGAAGAAGCCGGCGGTCGTTGGCTATCACTGGTTCGAACATGCCGACCAGCCGGCTGAAGGGCGCTTTGACGGCGAAAATTCCAATTTCGGCGTGGTGACGATCGACGATGAGGTCTATGCGGAGCTGACCGAAACCATGACGAGGGTCAATGCCGCCGCGGAGCAAATTCACACGAATGCCGCCCCGACAGATTAG
- a CDS encoding universal stress protein has protein sequence MAIKDIFLPLASYPTPTTVAAIEKGVAIAGYLGADISATAVELEVPAPASPFTRAFVPGGGAPVEEAPEHQKSLLNSRQMLEAFEVAAKSSKVGHTRTIAPCSAEDMAALLVSRSRLSDLSLIAVKDYDGGQEKMIESLLFESGRPLLLFSEKSVDKLSNSFDHVAIAWDHSAQASRAVGDALPLLQSAKVVHILTAAEKSTPSLLESGNALVGHLAKHGVEASFKILKIDGSSVGKVFEAYVKANSIDLLVMGAYRHSRLREFVMGGATYTVLGHPPCWVLMAH, from the coding sequence ATGGCAATCAAGGACATTTTTCTGCCGCTTGCCAGTTATCCGACACCGACTACGGTGGCGGCGATTGAAAAGGGTGTCGCGATAGCTGGTTACCTGGGAGCCGATATTTCGGCGACCGCCGTCGAACTGGAAGTCCCCGCGCCTGCGAGTCCGTTCACCAGGGCCTTTGTGCCAGGGGGCGGTGCTCCGGTTGAGGAGGCTCCCGAACATCAAAAGAGCCTGCTCAATTCCAGGCAGATGCTGGAAGCGTTCGAAGTCGCCGCGAAATCCTCAAAAGTTGGGCACACCCGAACCATCGCACCGTGTTCCGCGGAGGATATGGCGGCTCTGCTGGTGAGCCGATCGCGACTCAGTGACCTTTCGCTCATTGCCGTCAAGGACTACGATGGTGGCCAGGAGAAGATGATCGAGAGTTTGTTGTTCGAATCGGGTCGGCCCTTACTGCTGTTTTCGGAAAAATCCGTCGACAAGCTGTCGAATTCATTCGACCATGTTGCCATTGCCTGGGACCACAGCGCACAGGCTTCGCGGGCAGTAGGCGATGCACTTCCTCTGCTTCAAAGCGCCAAGGTTGTCCATATCCTGACAGCGGCCGAAAAAAGCACTCCATCTCTGCTGGAATCCGGCAACGCCTTGGTAGGCCACCTGGCCAAACATGGCGTTGAAGCCAGTTTCAAGATTCTGAAAATCGACGGGAGCTCGGTTGGAAAGGTCTTTGAAGCTTATGTCAAAGCCAATAGCATCGACCTTCTGGTAATGGGCGCCTATCGCCACTCGCGGCTAAGGGAATTCGTGATGGGTGGAGCGACATACACCGTTCTGGGCCACCCGCCGTGCTGGGTGCTAATGGCTCATTGA
- a CDS encoding SLC13 family permease — MVAIGFIEKTLHNSITWLEWFIAAAPFGILTTTALYFVMTTMMPPEVKEIPGGREQIHKSLADLGPMKASEMKLLAISLTLLLLWTTEGTLHNFDTSSTTLAAVALMFLPGIGIMTWKDAQSRIPWGTIVLFGIGISVGTALLQTKGASWLSDLAVVQFGLKNATALFILGALTLFLTLIHLGFASATALASAMIPIVIAVLQSVATPGINIVGMTMLLQFVVSFGFILVVNAPQNMVAYGTETFEAKDFVRAGLVLTLIALALVMLFDVTYWRWRGYI; from the coding sequence ATGGTCGCGATCGGCTTCATCGAGAAGACTCTACACAACTCCATCACCTGGCTGGAGTGGTTTATCGCCGCGGCGCCATTTGGAATTCTGACGACGACCGCACTCTACTTCGTGATGACCACGATGATGCCTCCCGAGGTGAAAGAGATTCCCGGCGGCCGCGAGCAGATCCACAAGTCTTTGGCCGATTTGGGTCCGATGAAGGCCTCGGAAATGAAGCTGCTGGCTATATCGCTGACCCTGCTTCTGCTCTGGACGACCGAAGGCACCCTTCACAACTTCGACACGTCATCGACCACGCTTGCAGCCGTGGCGCTGATGTTCTTGCCGGGGATCGGCATCATGACCTGGAAGGATGCCCAATCGCGGATCCCGTGGGGCACGATCGTGCTGTTCGGCATCGGTATCAGCGTTGGAACGGCGTTATTACAGACCAAAGGTGCATCCTGGCTCTCGGACCTCGCGGTCGTTCAATTCGGCCTTAAGAATGCGACCGCCTTGTTTATTCTCGGAGCACTCACCTTATTCCTCACGCTAATCCATCTCGGCTTCGCCAGCGCGACTGCGCTCGCTTCCGCAATGATTCCGATCGTCATCGCCGTGCTCCAAAGCGTGGCAACGCCCGGCATCAACATTGTCGGAATGACAATGCTACTTCAGTTCGTGGTCAGTTTCGGCTTCATTCTGGTGGTGAATGCGCCGCAGAATATGGTGGCTTATGGCACGGAGACCTTTGAGGCAAAGGACTTCGTGCGCGCGGGCCTGGTCCTGACTCTGATTGCGCTGGCCTTGGTGATGCTGTTTGACGTCACCTACTGGCGGTGGCGCGGCTACATCTGA
- a CDS encoding anion permease — MTATGLDKRIALTILSRVGGKVHHVVLGAILVGFVMAFLVPSTTARVACLVPIMLGIIAAFGVNRKGAFAGMLMIATAPASGTSGSRPPPRRTWSRSASSRRLYTTPSPGWSGLSPRRHLEF, encoded by the coding sequence ATGACCGCGACTGGCCTCGACAAACGCATTGCGCTTACGATTCTCTCACGCGTCGGCGGCAAGGTTCATCATGTCGTGCTGGGCGCAATTCTGGTTGGCTTCGTGATGGCCTTTCTGGTGCCTTCCACTACCGCACGCGTCGCCTGCCTGGTTCCCATCATGCTCGGCATCATTGCTGCGTTCGGCGTCAACAGGAAGGGTGCTTTTGCCGGCATGCTGATGATCGCGACGGCGCCAGCATCTGGAACGTCGGGATCAAGACCGCCGCCGCGCAGAACATGGTCGCGATCGGCTTCATCGAGAAGACTCTACACAACTCCATCACCTGGCTGGAGTGGTTTATCGCCGCGGCGCCATTTGGAATTCTGA
- a CDS encoding anion permease, producing the protein MDQLGSVDIFSAVIWLPTPEGLSLAGQRMLAVLAFAVIVWMTEALDYAVSAIVIAGLMAFLLGFSPNPANPKVLLGTSAGLGLAFSASQIQH; encoded by the coding sequence GTGGACCAACTTGGCTCCGTCGACATTTTCAGCGCCGTCATATGGCTGCCGACGCCGGAGGGACTTTCGCTCGCCGGCCAGCGGATGCTCGCCGTGCTTGCCTTTGCCGTCATCGTTTGGATGACCGAAGCGCTCGACTATGCCGTCTCCGCCATTGTCATCGCCGGGTTGATGGCATTCCTGCTCGGGTTTTCGCCGAATCCGGCAAATCCCAAAGTGCTGCTGGGCACCAGCGCCGGGCTCGGCCTCGCCTTTAGCGCTTCGCAAATACAGCACTAG
- a CDS encoding CBS domain-containing protein, whose protein sequence is MQARDVMVFPVITVGEHATVREVANVLLKERISAVPVIDTADKVVGIVTESDLMHRAEAGTERVYSWWLHFLTDDATLAADYVKSHAAKVQDVMTSDVVTAAPETPLHEIATLLEERRIKHVPIVNKDGNLVGIVSRANLIQAVASARPKIEMTLSDSTIRQKLLGELKKHSWAHTHNLSVTVTNGIVDLWGYAKSGEERKAIRVIAEAIPGVTLVNDHLAVSSTSLF, encoded by the coding sequence ATGCAAGCGCGCGATGTGATGGTTTTCCCCGTCATTACCGTCGGGGAACATGCGACCGTTCGAGAAGTAGCGAACGTCTTGCTCAAGGAACGCATAAGTGCGGTTCCCGTGATCGACACCGCAGACAAGGTGGTCGGCATTGTAACTGAAAGCGATTTGATGCATCGCGCGGAAGCCGGAACTGAGCGGGTCTATTCGTGGTGGCTACATTTCCTCACAGATGACGCGACGCTCGCTGCAGATTATGTCAAATCGCACGCCGCGAAGGTTCAGGATGTCATGACCTCCGACGTTGTAACGGCGGCTCCGGAAACGCCGCTACATGAAATCGCGACCTTGCTCGAGGAACGCCGGATCAAGCACGTTCCTATTGTCAACAAGGATGGCAATCTTGTCGGCATCGTTAGCCGCGCGAACTTGATCCAGGCAGTCGCTAGCGCCCGGCCAAAGATCGAGATGACCCTTTCCGATTCGACGATTCGACAGAAGTTGCTCGGCGAACTGAAAAAACATTCCTGGGCGCACACCCATAATTTGAGTGTGACGGTGACCAACGGAATTGTCGACCTCTGGGGTTATGCTAAGTCCGGCGAGGAGCGGAAGGCAATCCGCGTGATTGCCGAGGCTATTCCGGGAGTCACGCTGGTCAATGACCACCTCGCCGTCAGTTCAACGTCCCTCTTTTGA
- a CDS encoding phosphoketolase, which yields MGTTQANDMLLAAADLDLLDRYWRAANYLSVGQIYLLDNPLLQEPLRREHIKPRLLGHWGTTPGLNFIYTHLNRAIRARDLNVIYVCGPGHGGPGVVANTYLEGSYSEIYPDVSRDTDGLRRLFRQFSFPGGIPSHAAPETPGSIHEGGELGYALVHAYGAAFDNPDLIVACVIGDGEAETGPLAASWHSNKFLNPIHDGAVLPILHLNGYKIANPTVLGRMDDEEIRQLFTGYGHEPLFVDGEEPQLMHRQMVQVLDRAIESIHAIQRAARDGRKTSDRPKWPMIVLRSPKGWTGPKEVDGLKVEGFWRAHQVPIANPRGNPKHLELLDHWMRSYQPETLFDDTGRLLPELQALAPTGEKRMGANPHANGGLLKRDLTLPNCRDYAIDVPRPGGVKAEATRTMGRFLRDVFRLNAEARNFRIMGPDETASNRLDAVFEVTERVWMENIERYDVHLAQDGRVMEVLSEHLCQGWLEGYLLTGRHGLFSCYEAFIHIVDSMFNQHAKWLKVSRSLPWRRPIASLNYLLTSHVWQQDHNGFSHQDPGFVDLVANKKADIVRIYFPPDANTLLWVTDHCLRTYDRINVIVAGKQASPQWLTMQQAATHCDAGIGIWRWAGSETEGAEPDVVMACAGDVPTLETLAAVDLLRRSLPELKIRVVNVVDLMTLQPTEQHPHGLSDRDFDGIFTRDRPVIFAYHGYPYLIHRLTYNRTNHAGMHVRGFDEEGTTTTPFDMVVLNELDRFHLAIEVIERVPGLGVAAAHIKQQFRDALIEHSHYVREHGEDMPQIRNWVWPSSPAGHTSAPASD from the coding sequence ATGGGAACGACACAAGCGAACGATATGCTGCTGGCCGCGGCGGACCTGGACCTACTGGATCGCTACTGGCGTGCAGCCAACTATCTATCGGTCGGTCAGATCTATCTGCTCGATAATCCGCTGCTGCAGGAACCGCTGCGGCGCGAGCATATCAAGCCGCGCCTGCTGGGACATTGGGGCACGACACCCGGGCTAAATTTTATCTACACTCACCTCAATCGCGCCATCCGGGCGAGGGATCTCAACGTCATTTACGTTTGCGGGCCCGGTCATGGCGGCCCCGGCGTGGTCGCGAACACCTATCTGGAAGGTTCCTATAGCGAAATCTATCCCGACGTCAGTCGGGATACCGATGGTCTGCGACGTCTGTTCCGACAGTTCTCGTTCCCGGGGGGCATCCCCAGTCACGCCGCTCCGGAAACGCCGGGATCGATTCACGAGGGTGGCGAACTCGGTTATGCGCTGGTGCACGCCTATGGTGCGGCTTTCGATAACCCTGACCTGATCGTTGCCTGCGTGATAGGCGACGGCGAGGCCGAAACCGGACCACTCGCGGCCTCATGGCACTCCAACAAGTTCCTGAACCCCATCCATGACGGCGCGGTTCTGCCGATTCTTCATCTTAACGGCTACAAGATCGCCAACCCGACCGTGCTCGGCCGGATGGACGACGAAGAGATCCGTCAGCTCTTCACCGGGTATGGCCACGAACCCCTGTTTGTCGACGGTGAAGAACCTCAGCTAATGCACCGACAGATGGTCCAGGTACTCGATCGGGCCATCGAAAGCATCCATGCGATCCAGAGAGCCGCGCGGGACGGACGCAAGACCAGCGACCGCCCGAAATGGCCGATGATCGTGCTCCGCAGCCCCAAAGGCTGGACCGGCCCCAAGGAAGTCGATGGCCTAAAGGTTGAGGGATTCTGGCGGGCACATCAGGTCCCGATCGCCAATCCGCGCGGAAATCCCAAGCATCTGGAGCTCCTCGATCATTGGATGCGCAGCTATCAGCCCGAAACTCTATTCGATGACACCGGTCGCCTGCTTCCCGAATTACAGGCACTTGCGCCAACCGGCGAGAAGCGAATGGGCGCCAATCCGCATGCCAACGGCGGATTGTTGAAACGCGATCTGACGCTGCCGAACTGTCGCGATTATGCCATTGATGTGCCCCGGCCTGGCGGCGTCAAGGCCGAGGCAACGCGCACGATGGGACGTTTCCTCCGCGACGTCTTCCGCCTGAACGCCGAGGCCCGGAACTTTCGAATCATGGGACCGGATGAAACCGCATCAAACCGCCTCGATGCGGTGTTCGAGGTGACCGAGCGGGTCTGGATGGAGAACATCGAGCGTTACGATGTTCACCTCGCCCAGGATGGTCGGGTGATGGAGGTCTTGAGCGAACACCTCTGTCAGGGTTGGCTCGAAGGATATCTGCTCACCGGCCGGCACGGCCTGTTCTCCTGCTACGAGGCCTTCATCCACATCGTGGATTCCATGTTCAACCAGCATGCCAAATGGTTGAAGGTTTCGCGCAGCCTGCCCTGGCGGCGCCCAATCGCCTCGCTCAACTATCTACTGACCTCACACGTCTGGCAGCAGGACCACAACGGTTTCAGCCACCAGGATCCGGGTTTTGTCGATCTCGTCGCCAACAAGAAGGCCGACATCGTACGCATCTACTTTCCACCTGACGCCAATACCCTGCTCTGGGTTACCGACCATTGTCTGCGGACCTATGACAGGATTAACGTGATTGTGGCTGGCAAACAGGCCTCGCCGCAATGGCTGACCATGCAGCAGGCGGCGACGCATTGCGACGCAGGCATCGGAATCTGGAGATGGGCTGGTAGCGAAACCGAAGGCGCCGAGCCGGATGTCGTGATGGCCTGTGCAGGCGACGTTCCCACGCTAGAAACCTTGGCCGCAGTAGACCTGCTTCGAAGATCTTTGCCTGAGTTGAAAATCCGCGTCGTCAACGTGGTAGATCTGATGACGCTGCAGCCGACGGAACAGCATCCCCACGGCCTTAGTGATCGCGATTTCGACGGCATCTTCACCCGTGATCGGCCGGTGATTTTTGCCTATCACGGCTATCCCTATCTGATTCATCGCCTCACCTATAACCGGACCAACCACGCCGGAATGCACGTCCGCGGTTTTGATGAAGAGGGTACCACGACGACGCCGTTCGACATGGTCGTGCTGAACGAGCTTGACCGGTTTCACCTGGCGATTGAGGTTATCGAACGCGTTCCCGGCCTCGGCGTCGCTGCTGCCCATATCAAGCAGCAGTTTCGCGATGCATTGATCGAACATTCGCACTACGTCCGCGAACACGGCGAAGACATGCCGCAAATTCGCAACTGGGTCTGGCCAAGCAGCCCGGCCGGGCACACCTCGGCCCCAGCCAGCGACTGA
- a CDS encoding response regulator transcription factor, translating into MSSKIEPSQFGDWQNVYVVGMPDTRNSATSEAGVGPPSQKSMIYVVDDDHDVRKSLRFLLEAEGFDVRTFRSGTGLLGSSTRHRADCLVVDYKMAEIDGLELAHRLRRLGVSTPVVLITGYPDENISAKATSVGVRQVVLKPNLEDNLVECVRNAINVRRAAGQP; encoded by the coding sequence GTGTCGTCGAAGATTGAGCCAAGTCAATTCGGGGACTGGCAAAACGTCTATGTTGTCGGCATGCCCGACACCCGAAACAGCGCCACCAGTGAGGCCGGAGTCGGCCCTCCCTCTCAGAAATCGATGATTTACGTCGTCGATGACGACCACGACGTCCGTAAATCGCTGCGGTTTTTGTTGGAAGCCGAGGGGTTCGACGTACGCACGTTCCGCAGCGGGACCGGGTTGCTTGGCTCTTCAACACGGCACCGCGCGGATTGCCTTGTCGTCGACTACAAGATGGCGGAAATCGATGGTTTGGAACTAGCCCACCGGCTGCGAAGGCTCGGCGTCTCCACGCCAGTCGTTCTGATCACGGGCTATCCGGATGAAAACATCTCGGCCAAAGCGACCTCGGTCGGGGTTCGCCAGGTGGTCTTGAAGCCCAACTTGGAGGATAATCTGGTCGAATGCGTTCGAAACGCGATCAACGTGCGACGCGCCGCGGGCCAACCCTGA